In Streptococcus uberis, a single window of DNA contains:
- a CDS encoding ParB/RepB/Spo0J family partition protein, which produces MSENFKIIKIEDIVANPYQPRIHFNEKDLEELANSIKVNGLIQPIIVRQSEVFGYELIAGERRLKASKLAGLNEIPAVIKKISNSESMHQAIVENLQRSDLNPIEEARAFQNIIEKNNITHEHLAKYMGKSRPYISNSIRLLQLPEIILKAIEENKISSGHARALLALDDSHLQEKYFKQIIKQHLNVRQTESLIKSSKKGHTLKREEKNIFIKAIEEELAKTLGITVQLSQKKDGSGTLQFHYQNTEELNRVINKLK; this is translated from the coding sequence AAAATAATAAAGATTGAGGATATTGTAGCTAATCCCTACCAACCTCGGATTCATTTTAATGAAAAAGATCTAGAAGAATTAGCTAACTCAATCAAAGTCAATGGACTTATTCAACCCATTATTGTGCGTCAATCAGAGGTCTTTGGTTATGAATTAATTGCTGGAGAAAGAAGATTGAAGGCTTCCAAATTAGCAGGTTTAAATGAGATTCCAGCAGTCATTAAAAAAATTTCAAATAGCGAAAGTATGCATCAGGCAATTGTTGAAAATCTGCAACGATCTGACTTAAATCCAATTGAAGAAGCAAGAGCTTTTCAAAATATTATTGAAAAAAATAACATTACTCACGAGCATTTGGCTAAGTATATGGGAAAATCTAGACCGTATATTTCAAATAGCATACGTTTGCTTCAATTACCAGAAATTATTCTAAAGGCTATTGAAGAAAATAAAATTAGTTCAGGACATGCACGCGCCTTACTTGCTCTAGATGATTCCCACTTGCAAGAAAAATATTTTAAACAAATCATAAAACAACATCTCAATGTTAGACAGACAGAATCCTTAATCAAATCAAGCAAAAAAGGTCATACATTAAAAAGAGAAGAAAAGAATATCTTTATAAAAGCTATTGAAGAAGAACTTGCAAAAACACTAGGAATTACTGTTCAATTATCTCAAAAAAAAGATGGAAGTGGTACACTTCAATTTCATTATCAAAATACCGAAGAACTCAACAGAGTTATCAACAAACTCAAATAG